In one window of Arachis ipaensis cultivar K30076 chromosome B06, Araip1.1, whole genome shotgun sequence DNA:
- the LOC107645949 gene encoding peptide chain release factor PrfB2, chloroplastic, with amino-acid sequence MSIFLRRSLRTRLLSSNNFNLFLPNSFDSSQTINHRRHFSDNLFQTVCFRSTSLSTENHCYGYGYSHRQHHQSTCRRFFASEAAATAAQRSTSDGLTVEGILANNWNILDDNESDWKSHASAVAQSIHLIKRRLQWKKLKVRLDMLSVQLNKADLWDDPVHAGNISREHGTLMGKVKEVNALEQELLEHIDMIKLARDENDSELESESLKALRDMRKNAKEKELEALLAGEQDSCSCFIEVQAGAGGTESMDWAAMVMQMYKSWAHRRGYNVTVIDEMPGEIAGIKRATIKVDGEFAFGYAKAEVGVHRLVRISPFDSNKRRHTSFAAVAVIPILGDGSSHVQINESDLRIERFRSGGPGGQHANTTESAIRIIHIPTGITATCQNERSQHQNKASAMAVLKSRLDQLEMARQAQLNSQHTQSLTDITWGSQIRSYVLHPYRMVKDLRTNYEVSDPDSVLEGDIDGFILSYLSATLDKEDSDA; translated from the exons ATGTCCATTTTTCTACGAAGATCACTGAGGACTCGTTTATTGAGCTCCAACAATTTTAACTTGTTTCTCCCTAACTCCTTTGATTCTTCCCAAACCATTAACCATCGCCGCCACTTCTCAGATAACCTCTTTCAAACCGTTTGCTTTCGCTCAACTTCCCTTTCAACTGAAAATCACTGCTACGGTTATGGTTATTCGCATCGCCAACACCACCAGTCCACATGCCGTCGGTTCTTCGCTTCTGAAGCCGCCGCCACCGCCGCCCAACGCTCAACCTCCGATGGCCTCACGGTGGAGGGAATTCTCGCGAACAATTGGAACATTCTAGACGATAACGAAAGCGATTGGAAGAGCCATGCCTCTGCGGTTGCGCAATCTATTCATCTCATCAAACGCCGCTTACAG TGGAAGAAATTGAAGGTAAGGTTGGATATGTTATCTGTGCAGCTGAATAAGGCAGATCTTTGGGATGACCCTGTGCACGCTGGTAACATTAGCAGAGAGCATGGAACCCTAATGGGAAAGGTGAAAGAGGTGAATGCGCTTGAGCAAGAGTTACTCGAGCATATTGACATGATTAAGCTTGCTCGTGATGAGAATGACTCAGAATTGGAATCG GAATCATTGAAAGCTTTGCGTGACATGAGAAAAAATGCAAAGGAAAAAGAGCTAGAGGCACTGCTAGCTGGGGAGCAGgattcttgttcttgcttcatcGAG GTTCAGGCTGGGGCCGGGGGTACTGAGAGCATGGACTGGGCTGCAATGGTTATGCAGATGTATAAATCATGGGCCCACCGACGTGGATATAATGTAACTGTAATAGATGAAATGCCTGGTGAGATTGCAGGAATCAAG cGAGCTACAATTAAAGTAGATGGTGAGTTTGCATTTGGATATGCAAAAGCAGAAGTAGGAGTCCACAGACTTGTGAGAATATCACCTTTTGACAGTAATAAGCGCCGGCATACTTCATTTGCTGCAGTAGCTGTGATTCCAATCCTTGGTGATGGATCTAGTCATGTACAAATTAATGAATCTGATCTTCGAATTGAACGGTTTCGTTCTGGCGGTCCCGGTGGCCAGCATGCTAATACAACTGAAAGTGCAATAAGAATAATTCATATTCCTACAGGAATTACTGCAACTTGTCAGAATGAAAG ATCCCAACATCAGAATAAGGCTTCTGCGATGGCTGTGCTCAAGTCGAGATTAGACCAACTGGAGATGGCACGCCAGGCTCAGTTGAATTCACAACATACACAATCTCTCACGGACATAACTTGGGGCAGTCAGATACGCAGTTATGTGCTCCAT CCTTATCGAATGGTGAAAGATCTTAGAACTAATTATGAGGTTTCAGACCCTGACTCTGTCCTTGAGGGAGATATAGACGGCTTCATCTTGAGCTATCTATCAGCTACTTTGGATAAAGAAGACAGTGATGCTTGA